The following proteins are co-located in the Triticum aestivum cultivar Chinese Spring chromosome 1A, IWGSC CS RefSeq v2.1, whole genome shotgun sequence genome:
- the LOC123055481 gene encoding 65-kDa microtubule-associated protein 5, whose translation MAARPSPPPPTRASCGSFLQELQELWGEIGPDELERDRMILQLEEDCLNVYRKKVEQTRKQKADLLQVMSLGEAEIEKILSALRERESFSRVEKLGGTLIEQLAKLEPVLDDLRRRRDERINEFLAVQLHIVRLQAEISATINHGDPAAPLVDETDLSTGRLAELKTQLNELQTEKNLRLQKIDSQIKCINEMCNMMSLDLKKTLYEVHPSFVELERIKSMSISDSTLDRLAGKLHALNQEKKQRLRKLQDLGSTLIELWSLMDTPLDEQKCFDHVTSLISVSPNTVMPQGCLAHDLIEKVEVEVKRLKHLKASKMKELVLKKMTQLEEIYRSVHMHIDSDHEWQILTELIDSGRADLSELLTDMDDRIAEARDLALSRKDILEKVEKWTSATEEEGWLGEYEGDQNRYNAGRGAHINLKRAEKARVLVSKIPSLLENLTTKVKAWEKEKGMSFMYDKKRLLDSLEKYTSERQQKEEEKRRSRELKKLQEQFAAEQGASYGAKPSPMRPLSARKPLGQSTNVNIVGGTPNSRRVSTPVSRKGGSSCGKMKDTGKTAASIPANYVSLPKDCSDNSYM comes from the exons ATGGCGGctcggccgtcgccgccgccgcccacgcgcgCCTCCTGCGGCTCCTTTCTCCAGGAACTGCAG GAACTATGGGGAGAGATAGGCCCGGATGAACTGGAAAGAGATAGGATGATCTTGCAGTTGGAGGAGGATTGCCTCAATGTTTACAGGAAGAAAGTGGAACAAACTAGAAAGCAAAAGGCAGACCTGCTTCAAGTGATGTCCTTGGGTGAAGCTGAGATAGAAAAGATACTTTCTGCTCTGCGAGAGCGTGAATCCTTTTCTAGG GTAGAGAAGCTTGGGGGTACATTAATCGAACAACTTGCAAAACTAGAGCCAGTTCTGGACGATCTGAGACGCCGGAGAGATGAGCGCATAAATGAATTTTTGGCTGTTCAGCTGCATATAGTTCGTCTACAAGCCGAGATTTCAGCAACTATAAATCATGGGGATCCTGCAGCTCCTTTAGTGGATGAGACTGACCTATCTACAGGAAGACTAGCTGAACTGAAAACCCAGCTTAATGAGCTCCAGACCGAAAAG AATCTCAGACTGCAAAAGATTGATAGTCAGATCAAGTGTATTAATGAAATGTGCAACATGATGTCTCTTGATCTTAAGAAGACATTATATGAAGTTCATCCCAGCTTTGTCGAATTGGAAAGAATCAAATCCATGAGTATAAGTGATAGCACACTTGATAGGCTTGCAGGAAAACTTCATGCACTAAATCAAGAAAAGAAACAGAGGCTCCGGAAG CTACAAGATCTTGGAAGCACACTCATTGAGTTATGGAGTCTAATGGACACACCATTAGATGAACAGAAATGCTTTGATCATGTTACCTCTTTGATTTCAGTCTCACCCAATACAGTGATGCCCCAAGGATGCCTTGCACATGACCTTATTGAGAAG GTAGAGGTTGAGGTCAAGAGACTGAAGCATTTGAAAGCTAGCAAAATGAAAGAGCTTGTCTTAAAGAAAATGACTCAGCTTGAAGAAATCTACAGAAGTGTTCACATGCATATTGACAGCGATCATGAGTGGCAGATTCTCACTGAACTTATTGATTCTG GTAGAGCAGATCTCTCAGAGCTGCTTACAGATATGGATGACCGAATTGCAGAAGCAAGAGATCTTGCTCTAAGCAGAAAGGACATTCTAGAAAAGGTGGAAAAATGGACATCAGCAACTGAAGAGGAGGGTTGGCTCGGTGAATATGAGGGG GATCAAAATCGCTATAATGCTGGTCGAGGAGCTCACATAAATCTCAAGCGCGCGGAGAAGGCAAGGGTATTGGTCAGCAAAATTCCAT CCCTGCTGGAAAATTTGACTACTAAAGTTAAAGCTTGGGAAAAGGAGAAGGGCATGTCATTTATGTATGATAAG AAGAGGCTTTTGGATAGCTTAGAAAAATACACCTCTGAAAGGCAACAAAAGGAAGAGGAAAAACGTCGATCACGG GAACTTAAGAAACTACAAGAACAGTTTGCAGCAGAACAAGGTGCATCATATGGAGCAAAGCCTAGTCCTATGCGCCCGCTTTCGGCAAGGAAACCTCTTGGGCAGAGTACTAATGTCAACATTGTTGGTGGAACTCCTAACAGCCGTCGTGTGTCTACCCCAGTTTCACGCAAGGGAGGCTCGTCTTGTGGAAAAATGAAGGATACTGGCAAGACAGCTGCTTCTATACCGGCAAATTATGTTTCTCTTCCCAAGGATTGCTCAGACAATTCTTACATGTGA
- the LOC123055463 gene encoding protein FAR1-RELATED SEQUENCE 9, producing MITNIFWADARSILDYHYFGDVVCFDTTFKTNSYGRPFAPFVGVNHHKQTVVFGAALLYDETSETFEWLFETFKRAMSGKEPKTILTDQCAAIISAIGKVFTNSTHRLCVWHMYQNAAKHLSHVFQGSKTFKKDFGKCVYGFEEVDEFLTGWNDMLVKYNLEDNDWLHRLFQNKEKWALVYGRQTFCADMISTQRSESINALLKRYLHVRLDLLDFFKHYERAVDDRRYAEVESDFYASQTSPKVPYVPMLTQTSKVYTPAMFETFKGEFDMVMGYCVYESGRTSSISEFKVTHSASQNSHTVKFDPNGSKVSCSCKKFEFVGVLCRHALKVLDHNNIKELAPEYILKRWTRRAKSGPSQAIQKYSDDEDIRVMLARQYGSLCRTYNNILSKAAANKEAYALLQTMSIELMEKVDQILHGNQSKDISPNHEQAEKQPVECNIENVVTEKQPVECNLENVVTVQGIKRKEQGNSNKRIKSGLELNNKNKRNKKGQGTTCKNKSGDCASASSRPNPSFNISNENYNLQVVQHAMPPLPNAANYNLQVLQHAMPPLPNVANYNPQVFPPAMPSVPQVVFPLPHAHNYNLHVLPGTMTSVPGPENYNLQVLHHGLPAPLSQTDTTSFQQLLGLRPQPPYFYHSIQPSQPPTSTQPSQSSQMLSDSGWPTSQK from the exons ATGATAACCAATATATTCTGGGCAGATGCAAGATCAATATTAGATTATCACTACTTTGGTGACGTGGTATGCTTTGACACAACCTTTAAGACAAATAGTTATGGCAGACCATTTGCCCCTTTTGTTGGTGTCAACCATCATAAACAAACAGTGGTTTTTGGAGCTGCATTATTGTATGATGAAACATCTGAGACGTTTGAATGGTTGTTTGAAACATTCAAAAGGGCCATGTCAGGAAAAGAACCAAAGACAATATTGACCGATCAGTGTGCTGCCATTATTAGTGCCATTGGCAAGGTTTTTACTAACTCAACACATCGTCTATGTGTGTGGCACATGTATCAGAACGCTGCAAAACATTTGAGTCATGTTTTCCAAGGTTCCAAGACATTTAAGAAAGATTTTGGCAAGTGTGTTTATGGTTTTGAAGAAGTTGATGAATTCCTAACAGGTTGGAATGATATGCTAGTGAAATATAATTTGGAAGATAATGACTGGCTACATAGATTATTCCAGAACAAAGAGAAGTGGGCTTTGGTTTATGGTCGACAAACCTTTTGTGCAGATATGATATCCACACAAAGAAGCGAGAGTATCAATGCACTATTGAAACGATACCTGCATGTTCGCCTTGATTTATTAGATTTCTTCAAGCACTATGAGAGGGCTGTGGATGATAGAAGGTATGCTGAAGTGGAAAGTGATTTCTATGCGAGTCAAACATCACCAAAGGTGCCTTATGTGCCGATGCTTACACAAACATCGAAAGTATATACACCTGCTATGTTTGAGACATTTAAAGGAGAATTTGACATGGTAATGGGATATTGTGTGTACGAGAGTGGTCGTACTAGCTCTATTTCTGAATTCAAGGTTACCCATTCAGCTAGCCAAAATAGTCATACTGTGAAATTTGATCCCAATGGATCAAAAGTTTCATGCTCATGCAAAAAGTTTGAATTTGTTGGAGTATTGTGTCGTCATGCATTAAAGGTGTTGGACCACAACAATATAAAGGAGTTGGCACCAGAATATATCTTGAAAAGATGGACAAGGCGAGCAAAATCAGGGCCCTCACAGGCAATTCAAAAGtatagtgatgatgaagatatAAGAGTTATGctagctaggcagtatggatcattATGTCGCACTTACAATAACATTTTGAGCAAAGCAGCAGCAAACAAAGAAGCATATGCACTACTGCAGACTATGTCAATTGAACTAATGGAAAAGGTGGACCAAATTTTACATGGAAATCAATCAAAAGATATATCACCGAATCATGAACAAGCAGAGAAGCAACCAGTTGAATGCAACATCGAGAATGTAGTCACAGAGAAGCAACCAGTTGAATGCAACCTTGAGAATGTAGTCACAGTACAGGGAATAAAGAGAAAAGAACAAGGAAATAGCAACAAGAGGATTAAATCTGGACTGGAGCTGAATAATAAGAATAAACGTAATAAGAAAG GTCAAGGAACAACATGCAAGAATAAGAGTGGTGATTGTGCTTCTGCATCATCTAGACCAAATCCTAGCTTCAACATATCAAACGAGAACTATAATTTGCAAGTAGTACAGCATGCTATGCCTCCACTACCGAATGCTGCCAATTACAATTTGCAAGTATTGCAGCATGCTATGCCTCCACTACCAAATGTTGCGAACTATAATCCGCAAGTATTTCCGCCCGCTATGCCTTCGGTACCACAAGTTGTTTTCCCATTACCACATGCACATAATTATAATTTGCATGTACTGCCGGGTACTATGACATCAGTACCAGGACCTGAGAACTATAATTTGCAAGTATTACATCATGGCTTGCCTGCTCCGCTATCGCAGACAGACACTACTAGTTTTCAACAGTTACTTGGCTTGCGACCACAACCACCATATTTCTATCATAGCATTCAACCGAGTCAG CCGCCAACTAGCACTCAACCAAGTCAG AGTTCCCAAATGTTATCAGACTCAGGATGGCCAACATCTCAAAAATGA
- the LOC123145890 gene encoding WAT1-related protein At5g07050 — translation MAMQQGGGEGETLMQRCKPYVAMISLQFGYAGMNVITKVSLNHGMSHYVLVVYRHAFATLSIAPFALFLERGKARPRMTPLVLLNIFLLALMGPVIDQNFYYAGLKYTSPTFSCAMSNMLPAMTFVMAVIFRMEKVDLKKPRCMAKVAGTLVTVAGAMLMTLYKGRAVEMIWSRHAHLPGPHQDAAAAAKDWFKGSIFLIIATLAWASLFILQGPTLTRYNAPLTLTTLICFVGTLQAIVVTLAMEHTTDVWKIGFDMNLLAAAYAGIVTSSIAYYVQGLVIQSRGPVFASAFSPLMMIVVAIMGSFILAENIYLGGIIGSVLIVAGLYSVLWGKHKEDVEKKEIEATEIPVAIKGVEGNGRIMDMVELDEVELEKAQANGKAVTISVPAAAGEAGMQRDDEN, via the exons atGGCGATGCAgcagggcggcggcgagggggagacGCTGATGCAGCGGTGCAAGCCGTACGTGGCGATGATCTCGCTGCAGTTCGGGTACGCCGGGATGAACGTGATCACCAAGGTGTCGCTGAACCACGGCATGAGCCACTACGTGCTGGTGGTGTACCGCCACGCCTTCGCCACCCTCTCCATCGCGCCCTTCGCGCTCTTCCTGGAGCGCGGCAAGGCCCGCCCGCGGATGACCCCCCTCGTCCTCCTCAACATCTTCCTCCTCGCCCTCATGGGCCCCGTCATCGACCAGAACTTCTACTACGCCGGCCTCAAGTACACCTCGCCCACCTTCTCCTGCGCCATGAGCAACATGCTCCCCGCCATGACCTTCGTCATGGCCGTCATCTTCCGGATGGAGAAGGTGGACCTCAAGAAGCCCAGGTGCATGGCCAAGGTGGCCGGCACGCTCGTCACCGTGGCCGGCGCCATGCTCATGACGCTCTACAAGGGCCGCGCCGTGGAGATGATCTGGTCCAGGCACGCCCACCTCCCCGGCCCGcaccaggacgccgccgccgccgccaaggactGGTTCAAGGGCTCCATATTCCTCATCATCGCCACCCTCGCATGGGCCTCCCTCTTCATCCTCCAG GGCCCGACGCTGACGAGGTACAACGCGCCGCTGACCCTGACGACGCTCATCTGCTTCGTGGGCACCCTGCAGGCCATCGTGGTCACCTTGGCCATGGAGCACACCACCGACGTCTGGAAGATCGGCTTTGACATGAACCTCCTCGCCGCAGCATACGCC GGTATCGTGACGTCGAGCATTGCCTACTACGTGCAAGGGCTGGTGATCCAGAGCAGGGGCCCCGTCTTCGCCTCGGCCTTCAGCCCGCTCATGATGATCGTGGTGGCCATCATGGGCTCCTTCATCCTCGCCGAGAACATCTACCTCGGAGG GATCATCGGGTCCGTGCTGATCGTGGCCGGGCTCTACTCGGTGCTCTGGGGGAAGCACAAGGAGGACGTGGAGAAGAAGGAGATCGAGGCGACGGAGATCCCCGTGGCGATCAAGGGCGTGGAGGGCAACGGCAGGATCATGGACATGGTGGAGCTGGACGAGGTGGAGCTGGAGAAGGCCCAGGCCAACGGCAAGGCGGTCACCATCTCGGTgccggccgccgccggggaagcCGGCATGCAGCGCGACGACGAGAACTGA